A part of Fundulus heteroclitus isolate FHET01 unplaced genomic scaffold, MU-UCD_Fhet_4.1 scaffold_124, whole genome shotgun sequence genomic DNA contains:
- the LOC105932580 gene encoding extracellular calcium-sensing receptor-like isoform X1 yields MLLLRLILIVALTANGRTVCRLRGGTQQPEFAQDGDIIIGGIFSFRTGQDYFTETFQAIPDFRKCNNFNLREFRFAQTMIFAINQINTNPKMLSGVRLGYKIYDNCGTMDILRAALALVSGLKEEVNEHDCTDTETVQAILGHSGSSPTIAFLQIVGRFQIPVISHFATCACLSNRRKYPTFFRTVPSDNYQSKALAKLVSHFGWTWVGAVAVDNEYGLNGITAFIEAAEEYGVCIEYSEAFSSSDPPHVLKRIIETIKQSTSKVIVAFVSHREIQILASELYKQNITGLQWIGSDAWITDSSLTDSEGHTILLGSLGFAVAKANILGLGEHLRQLHPSQFPNSQFVKDFWEEVFDCSLNETVNTERQPCSGFESLQTTESQFTDVSELRFTKNVYKSVYAVAHALDVIIKCDDNKKTFFNRSCLDPKHIQPWQVLQNLNNINFTTGDGERVYFDSNGDSPARYELVNLQITTKGIMEGETVGFYDDSLPDDQQFLMNNISVAFANGLLEVPVSVCSKKCLPGTYKVLQKGKPICCHDCIPCPAGEITNLTESLQCLKCPVESWSNNQSDACIPKPVEFLAYHEILGTVLAFFSLLGIFLTMITTLIFFTHKETPLVRANNSELSFLLLFSLTLCFLCSLTFIGRPTEWSCMLRHTAFGVTFVLCMSCVLGKTMVVLIAFRATLPGSNILKWFGPAQQRFSVLAFTLIQVLICVLWLITKPPFPFMNMALYEDKIILQCDLGTAIGFYTVLGYIGFLALLCFVLAFLARKLPDNFNEAKFITFSMLIFCSVWITFIPAYISSPGKLSDAVEIFAILASTYGVLFCIFLPKCYIILFRPEQNTKKHIMGKTIKIDIQY; encoded by the exons ATGCTACTGCTCAGGCTGATCCTAATAGTTGCGCTAACAGCAAATGGCAGGACTGTTTGTCGACTAAGAGGTGGAACACAACAGCCTGAATTTGCACAGGATGGCGACATTATCATTGGAGGCATTTTTTCATTCCGCACAGGCCAGGATTATTTTACCGAGACATTTCAGGCAATTCCAGACTTCCGAAAATGCAACAA TTTCAATTTAAGAGAATTCAGATTTGCCCAAACAATGATCTTTGCTATAAATCAGATCAACACAAATCCTAAAATGCTTTCTGGTGTGAGACTTGGCTACAAGATCTATGACAACTGTGGGACTATGGACATACTGAGAGCTGCGTTGGCACTTGTAAGTGGGCTTAAAGAAGAAGTTAATGAACATGACTgcacagacacagagacagTGCAAGCTATCTTGGGTCATTCAGGATCAAGTCCAACCATTGCCTTTTTACAGATTGTCGGAAGATTTCAAATACCTGTG ATCAGCCATTTTGCTACTTGTGCCTGCCTGAGCAATAGGCGAAAGTATCCAACTTTTTTCAGGACTGTTCCCAGTGATAACTACCAAAGCAAAGCTCTGGCAAAGCTAGTCAGCCATTTCGGGTGGACCTGGGTCGGGGCTGTAGCTGTGGATAATGAATATGGGTTGAATGGAATTACGGCATTTATCGAAGCTGCAGAAGAATATGGAGTATGTATAGAGTATTCTGAAGCATTTTCATCTTCTGATCCACCCCATGTGCTAAAGAGAATAATAGAAACCATCAAGCAGTCCACTTCAAAGGTTATTGTGGCTTTTGTGTCACACAGGGAAATACAAATACTTGCTTCTGAGTTGTACAAACAGAATATCACAGGACTGCAGTGGATTGGTAGTGATGCATGGATCACAGATTCCTCTCTCACAGACAGTGAAGGACACACTATCCTGCTGGGGTCACTTGGCTTTGCTGTTGCCAAAGCTAACATCCTTGGACTGGGAGAACACCTGAGGCAACTCCATCCCTCTCAGTTCCCCAACAGCCAGTTTGTCAAAGATTTCTGGGAAGAAGTATTTGATTGCTCTCTAAATGAAACTGTGAACACAGAAAGACAACCCTGTAGTGGCTTTGAGAGCTTGCAAACTACTGAATCACAGTTTACTGATGTGTCTGAGCTCAGATTTACCAAAAATGTCTACAAGTCAGTCTATGCAGTTGCTCATGCACTTGATGTCATCATTAAATgtgatgataataaaaaaacattctttaatAGGAGCTGTTTAGACCCTAAGCACATACAGCCATGGCAG GTCTTGCAAAATCTTAACAACATAAATTTCACCACCGGGGATGGGGAAAGAGTTTATTTTGACAGTAATGGTGACTCACCGGCAAGATATGAACTTGTAAATTTACAAATTACAACAAAAGGGATCATGGAAGGAGAAACTGTTGGCTTTTATGATGATTCTCTTCCAGATGATCAACAGTTCCTTATGAATAACATCTCAGTAGCCTTTGCAAATGGCTTGTTAGAG GTGCCTGTGTCAGTCTGCAGTAAAAAATGTCTCCCTGGAACTTATAAAGTGCTCCAGAAAGGAAAGCCAATCTGCTGTCATGATTGCATACCCTGCCCAGCAGGCGAGATCACAAATTTAACTG AATCATTGCAGTGTCTTAAATGCCCTGTTGAGTCCTGGTCAAACAACCAAAGTGATGCCTGCATCCCAAAACCAGTTGAGTTCCTAGCATACCATGAAATCCTGGGGACGGTGTTGGCATTTTTTTCACTACTGGGAATCTTTCTAACTATGATCACAACACTAATCTTCTTCACCCACAAAGAGACCCCATTAGTACGAGCTAACaactcagagctgagcttcctgctgctcttctcTTTGACTCTGTGCTTCCTGTGTTCTCTAACCTTTATAGGCCGCCCCACTGAGTGGTCCTGCATGCTGCGTCACACAGCGTTCGGGGTGACCTTTGTCCTCTGTATGTCCTGTGTTCTTGGGAAAACTATGGTGGTTTTAATAGCGTTCAGGGCTACACTTCCAGGCAGCAATATATTGAAATGGTTTGGGCCTGCACAGCAAAGATTCAGCGTGTTAGCGTTCACACTTATACAGGTTTTAATATGCGTACTTTGGCTAATTACAAAGCCTCCATTCCCTTTTATGAATATGGCGCTTTATGAGGACAAAATCATTTTACAGTGTGATCTTGGCACAGCCATTGGGTTCTACACTGTTTTGGGGTACATAGGATTTTTGGCTCTTTTATGTTTTGTACTTGCTTTTTTGGCTCGAAAGCTGCCTGATAACTTCAATGAAGCTAAGTTTATTACTTTCAGCATGTTGATATTCTGCTCAGTCTGGATTACATTTATACCCGCATACATCAGCTCTCCTGGTAAGCTAAGCGATGCTGTAGAAATATTTGCTATTTTGGCCTCTACTTATGGAGTCCTGTTCTGCATTTTTCTGCCAAAATGCTATATAATATTGTTCAGACCAGAACAGAATACCAAGAAACATATAATGGGAAAAACCATCAAAATAGATATCCAATATTAA
- the LOC105932580 gene encoding extracellular calcium-sensing receptor-like isoform X2, producing the protein MLLLRLILIVALTANGRTVCRLRGGTQQPEFAQDGDIIIGGIFSFRTGQDYFTETFQAIPDFRKCNNFNLREFRFAQTMIFAINQINTNPKMLSGVRLGYKIYDNCGTMDILRAALALVSGLKEEVNEHDCTDTETVQAILGHSGSSPTIAFLQIVGRFQIPVISHFATCACLSNRRKYPTFFRTVPSDNYQSKALAKLVSHFGWTWVGAVAVDNEYGLNGITAFIEAAEEYGGNTNTCF; encoded by the exons ATGCTACTGCTCAGGCTGATCCTAATAGTTGCGCTAACAGCAAATGGCAGGACTGTTTGTCGACTAAGAGGTGGAACACAACAGCCTGAATTTGCACAGGATGGCGACATTATCATTGGAGGCATTTTTTCATTCCGCACAGGCCAGGATTATTTTACCGAGACATTTCAGGCAATTCCAGACTTCCGAAAATGCAACAA TTTCAATTTAAGAGAATTCAGATTTGCCCAAACAATGATCTTTGCTATAAATCAGATCAACACAAATCCTAAAATGCTTTCTGGTGTGAGACTTGGCTACAAGATCTATGACAACTGTGGGACTATGGACATACTGAGAGCTGCGTTGGCACTTGTAAGTGGGCTTAAAGAAGAAGTTAATGAACATGACTgcacagacacagagacagTGCAAGCTATCTTGGGTCATTCAGGATCAAGTCCAACCATTGCCTTTTTACAGATTGTCGGAAGATTTCAAATACCTGTG ATCAGCCATTTTGCTACTTGTGCCTGCCTGAGCAATAGGCGAAAGTATCCAACTTTTTTCAGGACTGTTCCCAGTGATAACTACCAAAGCAAAGCTCTGGCAAAGCTAGTCAGCCATTTCGGGTGGACCTGGGTCGGGGCTGTAGCTGTGGATAATGAATATGGGTTGAATGGAATTACGGCATTTATCGAAGCTGCAGAAGAATATGGA GGAAATACAAATACTTGCTTCTGA
- the LOC118558369 gene encoding uncharacterized protein LOC118558369, translating to MTTVRVGFLTVCTWILSSGTLSGLDQPIEFCQDEHYQKNETLSFSYKYSVIYDNYKTKSTLAFQRSDKMVVAFDRILACERCKVSVFCMPHDSSLYLLKKAKRNVNATEENKEMCKCEILQYGMHFLSKTDWLLFKMKTKAGDQTTQLNDINVRCSSLLLRSEIQCPQVTTIVYLYHWRNVNYFTIFKECDLKDKILWDFMCTDFRSGFLKHRVLKFCGSQISHRSSYVSEIVYIRACCGKTISTFFSTSCLKEACMIPAEMFRFHVRTKVWDAHIVSSRCFGRLFLLVTYPQNSRTPRKYLLFVRIYRLI from the exons ATGACAACAGTCAGAGTTGGGTTCTTAACTGTGTGTACATGGATCTTATCATCTGGCACTTTGTCTGGCCTGGACCAGCCAATTGAATTTTGTCAGGATGAGCATTATCAAAAAAATGAGACCTTAAGCTTTTCATATAAATATTCTGTCATTTATgacaattacaaaacaaaatcaactttGGCATTTCAAAG ATCTGATAAAATGGTTGTGGCCTTTGATAGGATTTTGGCTTGTGAGAGATGTAAAGTGTCCGTCTTCTGCATGCCCCATGATTCATCCTTATATCTTCTGAAAAAAGCTAAGCGCAACGTGAACGCTacagaggaaaacaaagaaatgtgtaaatgtgagaTTCTTCAATATGGGATGCATTTTCTCTCTAAGACTGACTGGCTTTTATTTAAGATGAAG ACAAAAGCTGGTGACCAGACGACACAGTTAAATGATATAAATGTCCGTTGTTCATCTCTTCTGCTGAGATCAGAGATTCAGTGTCCCCAAGTCACCACCATTGTTTATCTGTATCACTGGAgaaatgttaattattttacGATTTTCAAGGAGTGTGACCTTAAAGACAAAATTCTATGGGATTTTATGTGTACAGACTTTAGAAGTGGATTTCTGAAACACAGAGTCCTCAAATTTTGTGGCAGCCAAATAAGCCATCGATCTTCTTATGTATCAGAGATTGTTTACATCAGAGCCTGCTGTGGTAAG ACCATTTCAACGTTTTTTTCAACATCTTGCTTAAAAGAAGCATGTATGATCCCAGCAG AAATGTTCAGATTTCATGTGCGGACAAAAGTGTGGGATGCACATATAGTCTCCAGCAGATGTTTTGGAAGACTTTTCCTG CTGGTGACTTACCCACAAAATTCAAGAACACCAAGAAAGTACTTGCTTTTTGTAAGAATATACAGGTTAATTTAA
- the LOC105932554 gene encoding extracellular calcium-sensing receptor-like: protein MGVVIIILLILISGTRLEAQTCKVIGKTELMEFSKDGDLNIAGVFSITSTSKLVDNNYQAVPYSYCKRYNHRELKFARTMIFTVEEINRDPSLLPGLRLGYKVYNGCGTQNLIRAAIEAINGNDPLDCSGQTLAVLGHSSSGVSDDINTIISAVSVPQISHLSTCACLSDKIRYPTFFRTVPSDRFQITALVQLMKYFDWRWVGIIYSVGTYAEAGTSEFIKEAQREGICVEYWIRYRKTSMSKFRTTVKTLQKSSSKVVLMFMSLSYAKSFLSKMEVFNITGKQWVGSESWITQTSLYSADRKHILHGAVGYALPQVSIPGLGNFLLSLKPDESQSTLIKAIWEDFFDCSFTPANTSTLCTGAEDLQTISSDYTDVKIFREENSVYTAVYSVAFALHMLLQCERGLNPTTGKPCLIKDNVQPKLVFDAMKHVNFSTKNGAKVFFDKNGDSIAKYDLVNWQMKEDGSVEIVKIGQFDNSLPEGQKLKLKDNTKIDWGGYNDAVVRSVCREPCPPGTRKATDKNKPVCCFDCFQCPEGTISNKTNSLDCFTCPPEFWPNEVKDQCVPKPTEYLSYAETMGTLLTAFGTFGVFLSVLITTIFFTHKETPIVRANNSELSFLLLFSLKLCFLCSLTFIGQPTHWSCVLRHTVFSITFVLCISCVLGKTIVVLMAFRARLPGSNVMKWFGAAQQRVSVLIFTLVQVVICIIWLTTNPPFPNMNMQYYKDRIILECALGSSIGFWAVLGYIGILAALCFILAFLARKLPDSFNEAKIITFSMLIFCAVWITFIPAYVSSPGKFTVAVEIFAILSSSFGLLLCIFAPKCYIILLRPELNSKKHLMGKMST from the exons ATGGGTGTGGTCATCATTATCTTACTAATTCTAATTTCAGGAACAAGGCTAGAAGCTCAGACATGCAAAGTGATTGGAAAGACAGAATTGATGGAATTTTCCAAAGACGGCGATCTAAATATAGCAGGAGTTTTCTCTATAACAAGCACAAGCAAACTGGTAGACAACAACTACCAGGCAGTTCCATATTCTTACTGTAAAAG ATATAATCACAGAGAACTGAAGTTTGCCAGAACAATGATTTTTACCGTGGAGGAGATCAACAGGGATCCTTCTCTCCTTCCTGGATTACGCTTGGGTTACAAGGTATACAATGGGTGTGGGACTCAAAACCTGATTCGAGCAGCTATCGAAGCTATAAATGGAAATGATCCACTGGACTGTAGTGGTCAGACTCTGGCTGTCTTAGGCCATTCATCCTCTGGTGTGAGTGATGACATAAACACCATAATCAGTGCAGTATCTGTGCCACag ATCAGTCACTTGTCTACATGTGCTTGCTTAAGTGACAAAATTCGATATCCAACATTCTTCAGAACTGTACCAAGTGACCGCTTCCAAATCACAGCTCTGGTACAACTCATGAAGTACTTTGACTGGCGCTGGGTAGGAATTATTTATTCTGTAGGTACGTATGCGGAAGCAGGTACATCTGAGTTCATCAAAGAAGCACAAAGGGAAGGTATATGTGTGGAATACTGGATACGTTACCGAAAAACATCCATGTCAAAATTTAGAACTACAGTCAAAACACTGCAGAAGTCTTCATCCAAGGTGGTGTTGATGTTTATGTCCTTGTCTTACGCCAAGTCATTTCTTTCAAAAATGGAGGTGTTTAACATAACTGGAAAGCAGTGGGTTGGCAGTGAATCTTGGATCACACAAACATCGCTTTATTCTGCTGATAGAAAGCACATCTTACACGGAGCAGTAGGCTATGCCCTTCCACAGGTATCCATACCAGGTCTTGGAAATTTCCTGCTCAGCTTGAAACCTGATGAATCACAAAGTACTTTAATTAAAGCTATCTGGGAGGATTTCTTTGACTGCAGCTTCACCCCAGCAAATACCTCCACTTTGTGTACTGGTGCAGAGGATCTACAGACCATCTCCAGTGACTACACAGATGTCAAAATTTTCAGAGAAGAAAATAGTGTTTACACTGCTGTGTATTCTGTAGCATTTGCTCTGCATAtgcttttgcagtgtgaaagAGGCTTAAATCCTACCACGGGAAAGCCCTGTTTGATCAAGGATAACGTCCAACCTAAGTTG GTGTTTGATGCCATGAAGCATGTAAACTTTTCAACTAAGAATGGGGCCAAGGTTTTCTTTGATAAAAATGGTGACTCTATTGCCAAGTATGACCTTGTAAATTGGCAGATGAAAGAGGATGGATCAGTAGAAATAGTCAAAATTGGTCAGTTTGATAATTCTTTACCAGAGGGAcagaaactgaaactgaaagaCAATACAAAAATAGATTGGGGAGGCTATAATGATGCG GTGGTAAGGTCTGTCTGCAGAGAACCATGTCCACCAGGGACTCGAAAGGCAACAGACAAGAATAAGCCTGTGTGCTGCTTTGATTGCTTTCAATGTCCTGAAGGAACAATTAGTAATAAGACAA ATTCTCTTGACTGTTTCACCTGTCCACCTGAATTTTGGCCAAATGAAGTGAAAGACCAGTGTGTTCCAAAACCCACTGAATACCTCTCTTACGCTGAGACAATGGGGACACTTCTTACTGCTTTTGGGACCTTTGGTGTATTTTTATCCGTTCTcataacaacaatatttttcacTCATAAAGAGACTCCTATTGTAAGAGCAAATAACTCTGAGCTGAGCTTTCTGCTTCTGTTTTCACTGAAACTATGTTTCCTCTGCTCATTGACCTTCATTGGTCAGCCCACTCATTGGTCTTGTGTGCTTCGACACACTGTGTTCAGCATCACTTTTGTCCTCTGCATATCATGCGTTCTGGGGAAAACCATAGTTGTTCTGATGGCCTTCCGAGCAAGACTTCCAGGCAGTAATGTCATGAAGTGGTTTGGAGCTGCACAGCAAAGAGTCAGTGTTCTCATTTTTACTCTTGTTCAGGTTGTCATTTGTATAATTTGGCTAACAACAAACCCCCCTTTCCCAAATATGAATATGCAGTACTATAAAGACAGAATCATTTTAGAGTGTGCTCTGGGTTCATCAATTGGATTCTGGGCAGTCCTGGGCTATATTGGAATTCTTGCTGCCTTATGCTTTATTCTTGCTTTTCTTGCCAGAAAACTACCAGATAGCTTTaatgaagcaaaaataatcacatttagCATGCTGATATTCTGTGCAGTCTGGATCACATTTATTCCAGCGTATGTTAGCTCCCCAGGAAAATTTACCGTAGCCGTTGAGATATTTGCTATTCTGTCCTCCAGTTTTGGTTTGTTGCTTTGCATTTTTGCTCCAAAATGCTATATTATTTTGCTGAGACCAGAACTAAACTCAAAAAAGCATTTAATGGGTAAGATGTCAACATAA
- the LOC105932552 gene encoding extracellular calcium-sensing receptor isoform X2: MPSLFKKGDIMIGGIFPVFNKDVSNIATFEGEPPAVICALYDLRAFRWTQVMIFAIEEINNDPGLLPNISLGYRILNSCSSPTNTLRAALTLPSRQDEKEKAYGCSPGISAVIAEAGSSQSLAVAGILGPFQVPVVSYFSTCACLSNRAKYPTFFRTIPSDYFQAKALAVLVKHFGWEWIGAIQSDNDYGRNGILAFTEEVKKFGICIAFVGTVLRTYPQEKILKVIEMIKESSVKVILAFSPEGDFSPLMKEVVKHNITGIQWLASEAWITAPQPSTPEMYQAFGGALGFVVQKMAIPNLKQFLTDINPYRDPSVPFVKEFWEIMVGCQPVSHGMGTGAEKATKICTGNETLIDHTQDVFFNVTQLRVSYNVYKAVYAIAHALHQLVFCQPAGEKNAKPCLNLSEINPKEVTYHLQRVNFINQFGDNVFFDENGNPPASYDIINWQLKNGQVQHVTLGHFTSTKNGDYTLSIQEENIVWRTGKVVKINI, from the exons ATGccaagtttgtttaaaaaaggtgACATAATGATTGGGGggatttttccagtttttaacaAAGATGTCAGTAACATTGCTACGTTTGAGGGGGAACCTCCAGCAGTGATATGTGCACT ATATGATCTTCGAGCTTTTCGGTGGACACAAGTGATGATATTTGCAATAGAGGAGATAAACAACGATCCTGGTCTCCTTCCTAATATCTCTCTGGGTTACAGAATTCTCAATTCATGTTCATCTCCTACAAATACTTTACGAGCTGCACTAACTCTGCCAAGTCGTcaagatgaaaaagaaaaagcttatGGCTGTTCTCCGGGTATATCTGCAGTCATTGCAGAGGCAGGATCTTCTCAGTCCTTGGCAGTTGCAGGAATTCTTGGACCGTTTCAAGTTCCAGTA GTAAGTTATTTCTCAACGTGTGCCTGTCTCAGTAACAGAGCTAAATACCCTACTTTTTTTAGAACAATCCCTAGCGACTACTTCCAGGCAAAAGCCTTGGCAGTCCTAGTCAAGCATTTTGGCTGGGAGTGGATTGGAGCCATACAGTCAGACAATGATTATGGACGAAATGGGATCCTTGCATTCACTGAAGAGGTTAAAAAGTTTGGCATTTGTATTGCTTTTGTTGGGACAGTTCTGCGAACGTACCCTCAGGAGAAGATTCTGAAAGTTATAGAAATGATCAAAGAATCAAGTGTCAAAGTAATTCTGGCTTTTTCTCCTGAGGGTGATTTTTCTCCTTTAATGAAAGAGGTTGTGAAGCACAACATCACTGGCATCCAGTGGCTTGCCAGTGAAGCATGGATAACAGCACCTCAGCCTTCAACCCCTGAAATGTATCAAGCTTTTGGTGGAGCATTGGGGTTTGTTGTTCAGAAGATGGCCATTCCTAATCTTAAGCAATTTCTTACAGATATTAACCCTTACAGAGATCCAAGTGTACCTTTTGTGAAGGAATTTTGGGAGATAATGGTAGGTTGTCAACCTGTTTCTCATGGGATGGGCACTGGTGCAGAGAAAGCAACTAAAATCTGCACAGGCAATGAGACATTGATTGATCACACCCAGGATGTGTTCTTTAATGTCACACAGCTTAGAGTGTCTTATAATGTGTATAAAGCTGTTTATGCTATTGCGCATGCCCTTCACCAGCTGGTGTTCTGCCAACCAGCAGGAGAGAAAAATGCGAAGCCATGTTTAAACTTATCTGAAATTAATCCTAAAGAG GTTACTTATCACCTGCAAAGAGTAAACTTTATAAATCAGTTTGGAGATAATGTGTTTTTTGATGAGAATGGCAATCCTCCTGCTTCCTATGATATCATTAACTGGCAGCTCAAAAACGGACAGGTCCAGCATGTGACTTTGGGTCATTTTACATCCACTAAAAATGGAGATTACACACTTAGCATACAGGAGGAAAACATTGTTTGGAGGACAGGAAaagtggtaaaaataaatatataa
- the LOC105932552 gene encoding extracellular calcium-sensing receptor isoform X1 has protein sequence MPSLFKKGDIMIGGIFPVFNKDVSNIATFEGEPPAVICALYDLRAFRWTQVMIFAIEEINNDPGLLPNISLGYRILNSCSSPTNTLRAALTLPSRQDEKEKAYGCSPGISAVIAEAGSSQSLAVAGILGPFQVPVVSYFSTCACLSNRAKYPTFFRTIPSDYFQAKALAVLVKHFGWEWIGAIQSDNDYGRNGILAFTEEVKKFGICIAFVGTVLRTYPQEKILKVIEMIKESSVKVILAFSPEGDFSPLMKEVVKHNITGIQWLASEAWITAPQPSTPEMYQAFGGALGFVVQKMAIPNLKQFLTDINPYRDPSVPFVKEFWEIMVGCQPVSHGMGTGAEKATKICTGNETLIDHTQDVFFNVTQLRVSYNVYKAVYAIAHALHQLVFCQPAGEKNAKPCLNLSEINPKEVTYHLQRVNFINQFGDNVFFDENGNPPASYDIINWQLKNGQVQHVTLGHFTSTKNGDYTLSIQEENIVWRTGKVVPTSVCSNACPVGTRKAQIKGKPTCCFDCIPCADGTIANLTGTSECMPCPQEYWSSERKDVCILKNVEFLAYHEPMGIALTVVALLGASLSLLTMTIFIHYRETPVIKASNSELSCFLLFSLFLCFLCPLTFIGRPTVWTCMLRHTVFGVTFALCISCILGKTIVVVTAFKATHPSNTVAVKFGPTQQRIIVCSCTLIQIVICILWLKLSPPLPDRVFKYSNKKIVLECNTGSDVAFYVVLGYIGFLAVVCLVLAFLARKLPDNFNEAKFITFSMLIFCAVWITFIPAYVSSPGKFTVAVEIFAILSSAFGLLISIFAPKCYIILIKPEKNTRKHVMGKNSLQKP, from the exons ATGccaagtttgtttaaaaaaggtgACATAATGATTGGGGggatttttccagtttttaacaAAGATGTCAGTAACATTGCTACGTTTGAGGGGGAACCTCCAGCAGTGATATGTGCACT ATATGATCTTCGAGCTTTTCGGTGGACACAAGTGATGATATTTGCAATAGAGGAGATAAACAACGATCCTGGTCTCCTTCCTAATATCTCTCTGGGTTACAGAATTCTCAATTCATGTTCATCTCCTACAAATACTTTACGAGCTGCACTAACTCTGCCAAGTCGTcaagatgaaaaagaaaaagcttatGGCTGTTCTCCGGGTATATCTGCAGTCATTGCAGAGGCAGGATCTTCTCAGTCCTTGGCAGTTGCAGGAATTCTTGGACCGTTTCAAGTTCCAGTA GTAAGTTATTTCTCAACGTGTGCCTGTCTCAGTAACAGAGCTAAATACCCTACTTTTTTTAGAACAATCCCTAGCGACTACTTCCAGGCAAAAGCCTTGGCAGTCCTAGTCAAGCATTTTGGCTGGGAGTGGATTGGAGCCATACAGTCAGACAATGATTATGGACGAAATGGGATCCTTGCATTCACTGAAGAGGTTAAAAAGTTTGGCATTTGTATTGCTTTTGTTGGGACAGTTCTGCGAACGTACCCTCAGGAGAAGATTCTGAAAGTTATAGAAATGATCAAAGAATCAAGTGTCAAAGTAATTCTGGCTTTTTCTCCTGAGGGTGATTTTTCTCCTTTAATGAAAGAGGTTGTGAAGCACAACATCACTGGCATCCAGTGGCTTGCCAGTGAAGCATGGATAACAGCACCTCAGCCTTCAACCCCTGAAATGTATCAAGCTTTTGGTGGAGCATTGGGGTTTGTTGTTCAGAAGATGGCCATTCCTAATCTTAAGCAATTTCTTACAGATATTAACCCTTACAGAGATCCAAGTGTACCTTTTGTGAAGGAATTTTGGGAGATAATGGTAGGTTGTCAACCTGTTTCTCATGGGATGGGCACTGGTGCAGAGAAAGCAACTAAAATCTGCACAGGCAATGAGACATTGATTGATCACACCCAGGATGTGTTCTTTAATGTCACACAGCTTAGAGTGTCTTATAATGTGTATAAAGCTGTTTATGCTATTGCGCATGCCCTTCACCAGCTGGTGTTCTGCCAACCAGCAGGAGAGAAAAATGCGAAGCCATGTTTAAACTTATCTGAAATTAATCCTAAAGAG GTTACTTATCACCTGCAAAGAGTAAACTTTATAAATCAGTTTGGAGATAATGTGTTTTTTGATGAGAATGGCAATCCTCCTGCTTCCTATGATATCATTAACTGGCAGCTCAAAAACGGACAGGTCCAGCATGTGACTTTGGGTCATTTTACATCCACTAAAAATGGAGATTACACACTTAGCATACAGGAGGAAAACATTGTTTGGAGGACAGGAAaagtg GTTCCAACATCAGTGTGCTCAAATGCTTGTCCAGTGGGTACCAGGAAAGCTCAAATCAAAGGAAAACCAACATGTTGTTTTGATTGCATCCCTTGTGCAGATGGAACTATAGCCAATTTAACAG GTACATCAGAGTGCATGCCCTGCCCACAGGAATACTGGTCCAGTGAAAGAAAAGATGTGTGCATTCTAAAGAATGTTGAGTTTCTGGCATACCACGAGCCCATGGGAATAGCTCTCACAGTTGTAGCCTTGCTTGGGGCCTCCCTGTCTCTGCTCACAATGACCATTTTTATCCACTACAGAGAAACACCAGTAATAAAAGCCAGCAACTCAGAGCTGAGCTGCTTCttgctgttttctcttttcctgtgttttctctGCCCTCTTACCTTCATTGGTAGACCTACAGTCTGGACATGCATGCTGCGTCACACAGTTTTTGGTGTGACATTTGCACTTTGTATTTCCTGCATTCTGGGGAAAACCATTGTTGTTGTAACTGCATTTAAAGCCACTCATCCTAGTAATACAGTTGCAGTAAAATTTGGTCCCACGCAGCAAAGGATAATTGTTTGCTCCTGTACATTAATTCAAATAGTGATATGCATATTGTGGCTGAAGTTAAGTCCTCCCTTGCCAGAtcgtgtttttaaatatagcaACAAGAAGATTGTTTTAGAATGTAACACAGGGTCTGATGttgctttttatgttgttttgggATACATAGGATTTCTTGCAGTCGTATGTTTGGTTCTTGCTTTTTTAGCAAGAAAATTGCCCGATAATTTTAATGAAGCCAAATTTATCACATTCAGCATGCTGATATTCTGTGCCGTTTGGATcacatttattccagcatatgTCAGCTCTCCAGGAAAGTTCACTGTTGCTGTCGAaatttttgctattttgtcaTCAGCATTTGGTTTATTAATTAGTATTTTTGCACCTAAATGTTACATAATCTTGATAAAGCCAGAGAAAAACACAAGGAAACATGTCATGGGAAAAAATAGTCTACAAAAACCATAA